One genomic segment of Halalkalicoccus tibetensis includes these proteins:
- a CDS encoding winged helix-turn-helix domain-containing protein gives MNRFYILKSLRNQPARPCELVSQYSISRPTVQRILADLSKLYWIRKEQNRYRITSAGEQILDSYEELYKTIKITSRWDTFLAQLGNCGSNLPLSTLTTATITMKASYYNDDFRLSFERTYVDHELFVRGRSDGTYRWEGSADYSGSQARRLLGTEFGPTT, from the coding sequence ATGAATCGGTTTTACATTCTCAAATCTCTCAGGAATCAGCCAGCACGACCCTGTGAGCTTGTTTCTCAATATTCGATATCACGACCGACTGTCCAAAGAATTCTTGCCGACCTTTCTAAGCTATACTGGATCCGAAAAGAGCAGAACCGATACCGAATCACATCCGCTGGTGAACAGATTCTAGATAGTTACGAGGAATTATATAAAACAATAAAGATCACGAGTAGGTGGGATACATTCTTGGCTCAACTCGGGAACTGTGGCTCCAATCTCCCGTTGAGCACATTAACCACTGCTACGATAACAATGAAAGCGAGTTACTACAACGACGATTTCCGGCTTTCATTCGAACGTACCTATGTGGATCACGAACTGTTCGTTCGAGGTCGTAGCGATGGAACGTACCGATGGGAAGGCAGTGCAGACTACTCCGGAAGCCAAGCCCGGCGTTTATTGGGAACGGAGTTCGGCCCAACTACATGA
- a CDS encoding aldo/keto reductase — MHYRTLGDSDVEVSEVGFGAWTVGTDWWGDRTDEDAIGMLDHAFDRGITYFDTGDVYGHGRSEELVGEAFADRREEVTIATKVGYDFYNNPQAGHGELPKEMDPEYLRDAVERSLDRLDTDYVDVLQLHNADVEELTPEVLDVLDELESEGRIRARGLALGPSIGWLAEGDTAIAEGFDAVQLVWNLFEQEVGNHFLETIDELDAETSLIPRVPHSSGLLNEQVTPETELGEGDHRGFRPDAWYETGWEKLEAIRFLEREGARTMGQASIKWLLAHDAVATVTPTFRTTDDIDEWAGASDVPELSEEELDRVAELYATNFGIERDDGMDSLRSSVDGEDLREAGIDKQPAD, encoded by the coding sequence ATGCACTACCGCACGCTCGGCGACTCGGACGTCGAGGTCAGCGAGGTCGGCTTCGGCGCCTGGACCGTCGGCACCGACTGGTGGGGCGACCGAACCGACGAGGACGCGATCGGGATGCTTGACCACGCGTTCGACCGGGGGATCACCTACTTCGACACGGGCGACGTCTACGGCCACGGCCGCTCGGAGGAGCTGGTCGGCGAGGCCTTCGCCGATCGGCGCGAGGAGGTCACCATCGCCACCAAGGTCGGCTACGACTTCTACAACAACCCGCAGGCCGGCCACGGCGAGCTCCCGAAGGAGATGGACCCCGAGTACCTCCGCGACGCCGTCGAGAGGAGCCTCGACCGGCTCGACACCGACTACGTCGACGTGCTCCAGCTGCACAACGCCGACGTCGAGGAGCTCACCCCCGAGGTGCTCGACGTGCTCGACGAACTCGAGAGCGAGGGCCGCATCCGCGCCCGCGGGCTCGCGCTGGGCCCCTCGATCGGCTGGCTCGCCGAGGGCGACACGGCGATCGCCGAGGGGTTCGACGCCGTCCAACTGGTCTGGAACCTCTTCGAACAGGAGGTCGGCAACCACTTCCTCGAGACCATCGACGAGCTCGACGCAGAAACGAGCCTCATCCCCCGCGTGCCCCACTCCTCGGGGCTGCTCAACGAGCAGGTCACCCCGGAGACCGAGCTCGGCGAGGGCGATCACCGGGGCTTCCGGCCCGACGCGTGGTACGAGACGGGATGGGAGAAGTTGGAGGCGATCCGGTTCCTCGAACGGGAAGGTGCGAGAACGATGGGCCAGGCGTCGATCAAGTGGCTGCTCGCCCACGACGCCGTCGCCACCGTGACACCCACCTTCCGCACGACCGACGACATCGACGAGTGGGCCGGCGCGAGCGACGTGCCGGAGCTCTCCGAGGAGGAACTCGACCGCGTCGCGGAGCTCTACGCGACGAACTTCGGGATCGAGCGCGACGACGGGATGGACTCGCTTCGCTCCTCCGTCGACGGCGAGGACCTCCGCGAGGCCGGGATCGACAAGCAGCCCGCCGACTGA
- a CDS encoding NAD+ synthase, producing the protein MIDLRFSEEELDTVHDRITGFVTDTVAEAGADGAILGLSGGIDSTLTAYLAVDALGAENLRGLVLPGKVSSEENMSDAERVAQELGITYDVIEIDPIVETFVSTVPEVEGDHVAVGNARARTRAVLNYLLANHENRVVLGTGNRAEAAVGYFTKYGDGAVDCHPIGNLYKQQVRQLAHHVGVPEDLAEKTPTAELWEDQTDEGELGIDYDTLDGVLALHIDGPLSVSATSEAVGCEESVVEDVRALYERSAHKRAVPPAPER; encoded by the coding sequence ATGATCGACCTGCGGTTCTCCGAGGAGGAGCTCGACACCGTCCACGACCGGATCACCGGGTTCGTCACCGACACCGTCGCCGAGGCCGGCGCCGACGGCGCGATACTGGGGCTCTCGGGCGGGATCGACAGCACGCTCACCGCGTATCTGGCCGTCGACGCCCTCGGTGCGGAGAACCTCCGCGGGCTCGTCCTCCCCGGGAAGGTGAGCAGCGAGGAGAACATGAGCGACGCCGAGCGGGTCGCCCAGGAGCTCGGCATCACCTACGACGTCATCGAGATCGACCCCATCGTCGAGACGTTCGTCTCGACGGTGCCCGAGGTCGAGGGCGACCACGTCGCGGTCGGCAACGCACGCGCGCGGACCCGTGCGGTGCTCAACTACCTGCTCGCGAACCACGAGAACCGGGTCGTGCTGGGGACGGGCAACCGCGCGGAGGCCGCGGTGGGCTACTTCACGAAGTACGGCGACGGCGCGGTCGACTGCCACCCCATCGGCAACCTCTACAAACAGCAGGTCCGCCAGCTCGCCCACCACGTCGGCGTGCCCGAGGACCTCGCCGAGAAGACCCCCACCGCCGAGCTCTGGGAGGACCAGACCGACGAGGGCGAGCTCGGGATCGACTACGACACCCTCGACGGGGTTCTCGCGCTGCATATCGACGGGCCGCTGTCGGTTTCGGCCACGAGCGAGGCCGTCGGCTGTGAGGAGAGCGTCGTGGAGGACGTCCGGGCGCTCTACGAGCGAAGCGCACACAAGCGCGCGGTACCCCCGGCACCCGAGCGCTAA
- a CDS encoding acyltransferase has translation MTKRHVSLPAEAEEGVEAFITEVDDRLAGEEDTCEVVRDTLVDLYGDREAYERWQAGGDVSPAERVRLQGYDPCNSTLESEYYAEKDEAKFRRSKHLQWLWRQFDATPMADNVEFAIRFRRMLADHLFEECGEGCRFFKGISFTYGHNITVGDNTVVHDDVHLDDRGRLEIGNRVSISDGAHLYSHDHDIVDQTQVTNFETRVEDDARVTYDAMVRAGCVVGENSIVGARAIVQGDVPAHHVVVGTPAKSVRVKPGFEDRAEPVEGRLVNRQDEREIPSELPPDLEPFDEFGRTLEPEDGTR, from the coding sequence ATGACGAAACGCCACGTCTCGCTCCCCGCGGAGGCCGAGGAAGGGGTCGAGGCGTTCATCACGGAGGTCGACGACCGGCTCGCCGGCGAGGAGGACACCTGCGAGGTCGTTCGCGACACCCTCGTGGACCTCTACGGGGACCGGGAGGCCTACGAGCGCTGGCAAGCGGGCGGGGACGTTTCGCCGGCCGAGCGGGTCAGGCTCCAGGGCTACGACCCCTGTAACTCCACCCTCGAAAGCGAGTACTACGCCGAGAAGGACGAGGCGAAGTTCAGGCGGTCGAAACACCTCCAGTGGCTCTGGCGGCAGTTCGACGCCACGCCGATGGCCGACAACGTCGAGTTCGCGATCCGGTTCCGGCGGATGCTCGCCGACCACCTCTTCGAGGAGTGTGGCGAGGGCTGTCGGTTCTTCAAGGGGATCTCCTTTACGTACGGCCACAACATCACCGTCGGCGACAACACGGTGGTCCACGACGACGTCCACCTCGACGACCGCGGCCGGTTGGAGATCGGAAACAGGGTATCGATCTCCGACGGCGCCCACCTCTACAGCCACGACCACGACATCGTCGACCAGACGCAGGTGACGAACTTCGAGACGCGCGTCGAGGACGACGCCCGCGTCACCTACGACGCGATGGTCCGGGCGGGCTGCGTGGTGGGCGAGAACAGCATCGTCGGGGCGCGCGCGATCGTCCAGGGCGACGTGCCCGCCCACCACGTCGTCGTCGGAACCCCCGCGAAGAGCGTGCGGGTCAAGCCGGGGTTCGAGGACCGCGCCGAGCCGGTCGAGGGGCGACTGGTGAACCGCCAGGACGAACGCGAGATCCCCTCCGAGCTGCCGCCGGACCTGGAGCCGTTCGACGAGTTCGGGCGGACGCTCGAGCCCGAGGACGGGACACGGTAG
- a CDS encoding GNAT family protein has translation MPDTVFLSGDHVDLRPIEEDDLEFLQRQINDPRVWRAIGRQQPVNAAQEREFFENVVCGDETVNLMVVADGTPVGTIGLNSFDWPSRYAELGYWIAPEHHRKGYGGEAARRVVGYGFDQLGLHRIAARVFAFNEASRGLLESIGFTQEGVHRDGEFVDGEWHDVHWYGYLEDEWRSRS, from the coding sequence ATGCCTGATACGGTGTTCCTCTCGGGTGATCACGTCGATCTCCGGCCGATCGAGGAGGACGACCTCGAGTTCCTCCAGCGCCAGATCAATGATCCGCGTGTATGGCGGGCGATCGGCCGCCAGCAGCCGGTCAACGCCGCCCAGGAGCGCGAGTTCTTCGAGAACGTCGTCTGTGGCGACGAGACGGTGAACCTCATGGTCGTCGCCGATGGGACGCCCGTGGGGACGATCGGGCTGAACTCGTTCGACTGGCCGTCCCGGTACGCCGAACTCGGCTACTGGATCGCGCCCGAGCACCACCGGAAGGGGTACGGAGGCGAGGCGGCTCGACGAGTCGTCGGCTACGGCTTCGACCAGTTGGGCCTCCATCGTATCGCCGCGCGCGTCTTCGCGTTCAACGAGGCCTCGAGAGGACTCCTCGAGTCGATCGGCTTCACGCAGGAGGGCGTCCACCGCGACGGCGAGTTCGTCGACGGCGAGTGGCACGACGTCCACTGGTACGGCTACCTCGAGGACGAGTGGCGTTCGCGGAGCTGA